From one Candidatus Neomarinimicrobiota bacterium genomic stretch:
- a CDS encoding S9 family peptidase, with translation MKYQKTILILQVAVLGLTGCQNIPHKEYTINQFMETTSIRGSSFSPDESEILFSSNETGVFNAYSIPVNGGEATAITRSTENSIFTISFFPQDKRILYRSDQGGNEIWHIYVRNENGTIIDLTPGEDERALFAGWSDDEQSFFYTSNKRNPKYMDVYEMNIETFKSQLVFKNDKALNFGGMSNDKRYLVFGKTDTRDNSNIYIYDLNNNNLTLISEHEGDINHRPTEFSTDSKRLYYLTDKDSEFNYLVEYDIRTGRKSSFQKESWDISYMYFSKSGKYRVTGINQDAQTVIQVFDTETMKLVSLPELPAGNVTSVSISKSEKLMSFYHGGAKSPSDLFVHSIGTKNYKRLSNSMNPEINPSHLAEAEVIRYKSFDGREIPAIYYKPPHAKRSEKTPGLIWVHGGPGGQSRLGYRALIQYLANHGYAVLAVNNRGSSGYGKTFQTLDDQAHGEGDLDDCVAAKEYLVSTGYVDKNKIGIIGGSYGGYMVMAALAFRPQAFEVGVNIFGVTNWVRTLKSIPPWWEASRLSLYKELGNPETQEDYLRSISPLFHAKNIEKPVIVLQGANDPRVLQIESDEMVEAVRANGVKAEYIVFEDEGHGFVKKENQIAGYEAILTFLDNILNPVELSWPDKNN, from the coding sequence ATGAAATATCAAAAAACGATTCTTATCCTGCAAGTAGCTGTGTTAGGTCTAACTGGATGCCAAAATATTCCTCACAAAGAATACACCATCAATCAATTCATGGAAACCACTTCAATTCGTGGGAGTAGTTTTTCACCTGATGAATCGGAAATACTCTTTTCAAGTAATGAAACAGGTGTCTTTAACGCCTATTCCATTCCGGTAAATGGAGGCGAAGCCACTGCAATTACACGTTCCACAGAGAATTCAATTTTTACCATCTCATTTTTTCCTCAAGATAAGCGAATCCTTTATCGTAGCGATCAAGGCGGTAATGAGATTTGGCATATCTATGTCAGAAATGAGAATGGGACGATAATAGACCTGACTCCTGGAGAAGACGAACGAGCCTTGTTCGCAGGCTGGTCAGATGATGAGCAAAGTTTTTTCTATACTTCGAATAAGCGTAATCCTAAATATATGGATGTTTACGAGATGAATATTGAAACTTTCAAGTCACAACTTGTTTTCAAAAATGACAAAGCCCTCAATTTTGGTGGGATGTCCAATGATAAACGGTATTTGGTGTTTGGCAAAACAGACACGCGGGATAATTCAAATATTTACATATATGATCTAAATAATAATAATCTAACACTCATTAGTGAACACGAAGGTGATATAAATCACCGCCCGACTGAGTTTTCAACCGACTCCAAACGACTTTATTATCTTACCGACAAAGACAGTGAATTTAATTATCTCGTTGAATATGATATTCGAACAGGTAGAAAAAGTTCTTTTCAAAAAGAATCCTGGGATATTTCTTACATGTATTTTTCTAAATCAGGAAAATATAGAGTCACAGGCATTAATCAAGATGCTCAAACCGTAATACAAGTTTTTGATACAGAAACAATGAAGTTAGTATCATTACCTGAGCTCCCTGCTGGTAATGTCACATCGGTAAGTATCTCAAAAAGTGAAAAACTGATGAGTTTTTATCATGGAGGAGCTAAGTCACCTTCAGATTTATTTGTCCATTCAATTGGAACCAAGAACTACAAAAGACTCTCAAATTCAATGAATCCTGAAATCAATCCATCCCATCTTGCTGAAGCGGAGGTGATAAGATATAAATCCTTTGATGGAAGAGAAATTCCTGCTATTTACTACAAACCCCCTCATGCAAAACGAAGTGAAAAAACACCCGGCTTGATATGGGTCCACGGTGGCCCTGGCGGTCAATCACGGTTAGGTTATCGGGCCCTCATTCAATACCTGGCTAATCACGGTTATGCCGTTCTTGCAGTAAATAATCGAGGCAGTAGTGGATACGGCAAAACTTTTCAGACGCTGGACGATCAGGCTCACGGCGAAGGAGATCTTGACGACTGTGTGGCTGCAAAAGAATATCTTGTTTCCACTGGTTACGTTGATAAAAATAAAATTGGCATTATAGGTGGCAGTTATGGCGGTTATATGGTAATGGCTGCGCTGGCTTTTAGACCTCAAGCTTTTGAGGTGGGCGTAAATATATTTGGCGTAACAAATTGGGTTCGCACCCTAAAAAGTATTCCCCCCTGGTGGGAAGCCTCAAGGCTATCCTTATATAAAGAACTGGGGAATCCAGAAACGCAGGAAGATTATCTTCGAAGTATTTCCCCACTTTTCCATGCAAAAAACATTGAAAAACCTGTCATAGTTCTACAAGGCGCTAATGACCCAAGAGTTCTGCAGATAGAATCAGATGAAATGGTGGAAGCTGTCAGGGCAAATGGAGTAAAAGCTGAATATATCGTCTTTGAAGATGAAGGACATGGTTTTGTTAAAAAGGAAAACCAAATCGCAGGTTATGAGGCAATATTGACATTTTTGGACAATATTCTCAATCCTGTAGAGCTTTCCTGGCCGGACAAAAACAATTAA
- a CDS encoding M20/M25/M40 family metallo-hydrolase has translation MTPTADFLKTILEKENIPVKLYWPDKSTGRVNLLARLESTGTKRPLLLLHHMDVVPVDERGWTVDPFGEVEKDGFIYGRGALDMKNYGIVQLMSMLQLARQGIELERDLLLLAVCDEEIGGDLGAKWIVENHWDDMAPEFVLDEGGFGTEGFFTEDNRLIFSVGVAEKQMYALNLSIKRPPGHASMPPMENANFILSEALGRVATYATPENLTPVAKEMEHRLGGLEHTVYNNAVRRNTISLTVLKGFVGDPPKTNVIPEKSEAVLDCRLLPEQDKDEFMKELKEVIDDDRIIITPILEPKSESVVSPYDSDLFRIIEEETAKIYPESITIPHLVIYGTDSRFFREKGAICYGFFPGPVSMEEYSRIHGNDERIRIESLSKATDIYCSVVKRFCEKQ, from the coding sequence GTGACACCTACGGCTGATTTTCTGAAGACTATATTAGAAAAAGAAAATATTCCTGTAAAGCTTTACTGGCCCGACAAATCGACAGGACGGGTAAATCTTCTTGCTCGCCTAGAGAGTACGGGTACTAAAAGACCTCTTCTTTTACTTCACCATATGGATGTTGTACCCGTGGATGAGCGAGGTTGGACCGTGGATCCTTTCGGTGAAGTTGAAAAAGACGGCTTTATTTATGGCAGGGGTGCTCTTGACATGAAGAACTACGGCATTGTACAGCTTATGTCAATGCTTCAACTAGCACGTCAGGGCATAGAATTAGAGCGAGACTTGTTGCTTTTGGCTGTCTGTGATGAAGAAATTGGTGGTGATTTGGGTGCAAAATGGATTGTGGAAAATCATTGGGATGATATGGCACCTGAATTCGTTTTGGACGAAGGAGGGTTTGGGACCGAAGGTTTTTTCACCGAAGACAATCGACTTATCTTTTCTGTGGGTGTTGCCGAAAAGCAAATGTACGCACTCAACTTATCCATTAAGCGACCGCCGGGACACGCATCTATGCCACCAATGGAAAATGCAAACTTCATTCTGTCTGAAGCGTTAGGTCGTGTCGCTACTTATGCCACACCAGAAAACCTCACTCCGGTAGCAAAAGAAATGGAGCATCGATTGGGCGGACTTGAGCATACAGTATACAACAATGCCGTCAGGAGAAACACTATATCACTCACCGTCTTGAAAGGATTTGTAGGTGATCCTCCGAAAACTAACGTGATCCCTGAAAAGTCAGAGGCAGTCCTAGACTGCCGCCTTCTCCCCGAACAGGACAAAGATGAGTTTATGAAAGAACTAAAAGAGGTCATTGATGATGATAGAATTATAATAACTCCAATTCTGGAACCAAAATCGGAATCCGTGGTTTCGCCTTATGATAGTGATCTTTTCCGGATAATTGAAGAAGAGACAGCTAAAATTTATCCTGAGTCTATTACAATCCCTCACCTAGTTATTTACGGAACTGACTCGAGATTCTTCCGTGAAAAAGGTGCAATTTGTTACGGCTTTTTCCCGGGACCAGTTAGCATGGAAGAGTACTCTCGAATCCATGGCAACGACGAGCGGATCAGAATAGAAAGTCTGAGCAAAGCGACGGATATCTACTGTAGTGTGGTAAAACGATTCTGCGAAAAACAGTAA
- a CDS encoding DASS family sodium-coupled anion symporter: MKTGYQKVGIWLGPLVGIVLILLPHPEAMSLPAWRTVAAGGWMAIWWCTEAVPVAVTAILPLALFPLLGIGDIKMVATPYANPIIYLFMGGFVIALAIERWNLHKRMALTILTSVGNSGRSLIAGFMLASASISMWVMNTSTTLMLLPIGVSIVKIVSETADEVSKEEKHNFQLALLLGIAYSATIGGMSTLVGTAPNALLAGFMKENGFGEIGFGQFMLVGFPLTICMLPLSWFALTRIVFPVNFVTSPETRRVLREMRADLGPMSISEKRVAVVFAIAAFTWMTRPLLNTLPGLSGLSDAGIAMIAAIVLFLIPSGQSDDPYLMKWEIMPNLPWGLLLLFGGGLSLASSVTRTGLADWIGNSLIVLGEAGTIVLVVVITTLIAFLTELTSNTATTGTFLPVVAALAIGINVNPLIFTLPAALAASCAFMLPVATPPNAIVYGSGYIRIPEMAKAGLLLNIIGIVVLSIIALVIAPVAFS, translated from the coding sequence ATGAAAACCGGATACCAGAAAGTTGGGATTTGGCTGGGCCCCTTGGTCGGCATTGTGCTGATATTACTGCCACATCCGGAGGCCATGTCGCTTCCTGCGTGGCGGACAGTAGCTGCAGGGGGCTGGATGGCCATCTGGTGGTGTACGGAAGCAGTGCCTGTTGCAGTGACGGCTATTCTGCCTCTTGCTCTCTTTCCTCTTCTTGGAATCGGTGACATTAAAATGGTTGCTACGCCTTATGCCAATCCTATAATCTATCTCTTTATGGGTGGTTTTGTCATTGCTCTAGCTATCGAACGGTGGAACCTTCACAAACGCATGGCTCTTACTATCCTCACTTCCGTGGGAAACAGCGGTCGGTCACTTATCGCCGGTTTTATGCTTGCAAGTGCCTCAATCAGTATGTGGGTAATGAATACGTCTACCACATTAATGCTACTACCCATTGGCGTCTCTATCGTCAAGATCGTTTCCGAGACAGCTGATGAAGTGAGCAAAGAGGAAAAACACAACTTCCAGCTAGCCTTGTTATTGGGTATCGCCTACAGCGCCACCATTGGCGGAATGTCGACACTAGTGGGAACAGCTCCAAACGCACTCCTGGCCGGTTTCATGAAAGAGAACGGTTTCGGCGAGATTGGATTTGGACAGTTTATGCTTGTGGGCTTCCCGCTAACGATCTGTATGCTGCCTCTCTCATGGTTTGCACTTACACGAATCGTATTTCCCGTGAACTTCGTCACTTCCCCCGAAACTCGCCGTGTGTTAAGAGAGATGCGAGCTGACCTCGGTCCTATGAGTATCTCTGAAAAACGGGTAGCAGTTGTTTTTGCTATAGCTGCATTTACATGGATGACCCGACCCTTGCTAAACACTTTGCCCGGATTATCCGGACTGTCCGATGCAGGTATTGCGATGATCGCTGCCATTGTCCTCTTTCTCATACCAAGCGGCCAATCGGATGATCCATATCTCATGAAATGGGAGATCATGCCAAACCTGCCGTGGGGTCTTTTACTCCTATTCGGGGGGGGGCTGAGTCTCGCTTCTTCAGTAACCCGAACCGGTCTTGCCGATTGGATTGGAAATAGTCTCATTGTTCTGGGGGAGGCTGGAACTATAGTACTCGTAGTGGTTATTACAACACTCATCGCGTTCTTGACAGAACTCACGAGTAACACTGCTACAACAGGAACCTTTCTTCCTGTTGTAGCCGCGTTGGCCATCGGCATCAATGTGAACCCATTGATCTTTACCCTCCCAGCTGCCCTAGCCGCCAGCTGTGCTTTCATGCTGCCCGTAGCCACGCCACCGAACGCAATCGTTTATGGATCGGGATACATCCGAATTCCGGAAATGGCGAAAGCGGGGTTATTACTGAACATTATAGGAATCGTTGTACTATCCATCATTGCCCTCGTCATCGCCCCGGTGGCGTTTAGTTAA
- a CDS encoding DASS family sodium-coupled anion symporter — protein MAKPPWLSQQHRSQLSLAIERWNLHKRMALTILTSVGNSGRSLIAGFMLASASISMWVMNTSTTLMLLPIGVSIVKIVSETADEVSKEEKHNFQLALLLGIAYSATIGGMSTLVGTAPNALLAGFMKENGFGEIGFGQFMLVGFPLTICMLPLSWFALTRIVFPVNFVTSPETRRVLREMRADLGPMSISEKRVAVVFAIAAFTWMTRPLLNTLPGLSGLSDAGIAMIAAIVLFLIPSGQSDDPYLMKWEIMPNLPWGLLLLFGGGLSLASSVTRTGLADWIGNSLIVLGEAGTIVLVVVITTLIAFLTELTSNTATTGTFLPVVAALAIGINVNPLIFTLPAALAASCAFMLPVATPPNAIVYGSGYIRIPEMAKAGLLLNIIGIVVLSIIALVIAPVAFS, from the coding sequence ATGGCAAAACCACCTTGGCTATCCCAGCAGCACCGAAGTCAACTGTCACTAGCTATCGAACGGTGGAACCTTCACAAACGCATGGCTCTTACTATCCTCACTTCCGTGGGAAACAGCGGTCGGTCACTTATCGCCGGTTTTATGCTTGCAAGTGCCTCAATCAGTATGTGGGTAATGAATACGTCTACCACATTAATGCTACTACCCATTGGCGTCTCTATCGTCAAGATCGTTTCCGAGACAGCTGATGAAGTGAGCAAAGAGGAAAAACACAACTTCCAGCTAGCCTTGTTATTGGGTATCGCCTACAGCGCCACCATTGGCGGAATGTCGACACTAGTGGGAACAGCTCCAAACGCACTCCTGGCCGGTTTCATGAAAGAGAACGGTTTCGGCGAGATTGGATTTGGACAGTTTATGCTTGTGGGCTTCCCGCTAACGATCTGTATGCTGCCTCTCTCATGGTTTGCACTTACACGAATCGTATTTCCCGTGAACTTCGTCACTTCCCCCGAAACTCGCCGTGTGTTAAGAGAGATGCGAGCTGACCTCGGTCCTATGAGTATCTCTGAAAAACGGGTAGCAGTTGTTTTTGCTATAGCTGCATTTACATGGATGACCCGACCCTTGCTAAACACTTTGCCCGGATTATCCGGACTGTCCGATGCAGGTATTGCGATGATCGCTGCCATTGTCCTCTTTCTCATACCAAGCGGCCAATCGGATGATCCATATCTCATGAAATGGGAGATCATGCCAAACCTGCCGTGGGGTCTTTTACTCCTATTCGGGGGGGGGCTGAGTCTCGCTTCTTCAGTAACCCGAACCGGTCTTGCCGATTGGATTGGAAATAGTCTCATTGTTCTGGGGGAGGCTGGAACTATAGTACTCGTAGTGGTTATTACAACACTCATCGCGTTCTTGACAGAACTCACGAGTAACACTGCTACAACAGGAACCTTTCTTCCTGTTGTAGCCGCGTTGGCCATCGGCATCAATGTGAACCCATTGATCTTTACCCTCCCAGCTGCCCTAGCCGCCAGCTGTGCTTTCATGCTGCCCGTAGCCACGCCACCGAACGCAATCGTTTATGGATCGGGATACATCCGAATTCCGGAAATGGCGAAAGCGGGGTTATTACTGAACATTATAGGAATCGTTGTACTATCCATCATTGCCCTCGTCATCGCCCCGGTGGCGTTTAGTTAA
- a CDS encoding M20/M25/M40 family metallo-hydrolase codes for MRYNRMILTSLIAMVPGLVISQQPSKKELRKQVREYRIAHEQELFDELVEWLSIPNVADDLPNIRKCAAWLKSAMERRGITARILETGGSPVVYGELNVPGANRTIMFYSHYDGQPVDPTKWIDMEPFTPTMRPGKMEAGFTEPKPIPLPKKGEKIDEEWRLYARSASDDKSPITALLAAMDALKSAGLNFGANLRFIYDGEEEVGSPFLQSFAEKNRDLFDTEVLYVCDGPMYFSNQPTLKFGARGITTIDITVYGPNVNVHSGHYGNWAPNPGIKLARLLTSMKHENGNVKIRGFYDTVTPLNRREKEALKTIPSYDEEIKRLYGFAQPEGRGESLMERINLPSLNIRGLESAWVGPQARTVIPAEATAAIDIRMVKGNDPDDMVYKVIEHVKRKGFHVVSEDPGQDTRMKYADIAKIVKRGGYPASRTSMDLEISRLTIEALSDYHDKPVVLIPTSGGSVPLYIFTQMLDVPTISVPIVNHDNNQHQPNENIRMGHYWQGIETLAALLVYVK; via the coding sequence ATGCGATATAACAGGATGATTTTGACTTCCCTCATTGCAATGGTACCCGGGTTGGTTATTTCTCAACAACCCTCTAAAAAAGAATTGCGAAAACAGGTACGTGAATACCGTATTGCTCACGAACAGGAACTGTTCGATGAACTGGTGGAATGGCTCTCTATCCCCAATGTGGCAGACGATCTACCCAACATCAGAAAGTGCGCGGCGTGGCTGAAGTCTGCTATGGAACGGCGGGGAATCACGGCGAGAATTCTCGAAACGGGCGGAAGTCCTGTGGTCTATGGCGAGTTGAATGTACCGGGAGCTAATCGAACCATCATGTTCTATTCCCACTACGATGGCCAGCCTGTTGACCCGACGAAATGGATCGATATGGAACCGTTCACACCGACCATGCGCCCCGGCAAAATGGAAGCCGGATTCACAGAACCCAAACCCATCCCGTTGCCAAAAAAAGGCGAAAAGATTGATGAAGAGTGGCGCCTATACGCCCGTTCCGCCAGCGATGACAAATCTCCTATTACAGCACTGCTGGCTGCCATGGACGCTTTAAAATCGGCGGGCTTGAACTTTGGTGCCAATCTCAGGTTCATTTATGATGGTGAAGAGGAGGTCGGCTCACCGTTTTTACAATCTTTCGCTGAAAAAAATAGAGATCTTTTCGACACAGAAGTACTCTATGTCTGTGACGGCCCAATGTATTTCAGCAATCAGCCTACACTAAAGTTCGGTGCCCGGGGCATCACCACCATCGATATCACTGTTTACGGCCCCAACGTAAATGTTCACAGCGGCCACTACGGAAACTGGGCTCCCAACCCCGGCATCAAGCTGGCCCGTTTGCTCACCAGCATGAAACATGAAAACGGCAACGTCAAGATCAGAGGATTCTATGATACAGTAACGCCACTAAATCGGCGCGAGAAAGAAGCTCTAAAAACTATTCCCTCTTATGACGAAGAGATCAAACGGCTTTACGGTTTCGCACAGCCGGAAGGCCGTGGGGAGTCTCTTATGGAGAGGATTAATCTCCCTTCATTGAACATCCGTGGTTTGGAGAGTGCCTGGGTTGGTCCTCAAGCAAGAACGGTGATCCCCGCTGAAGCAACGGCCGCCATTGACATCAGAATGGTTAAAGGAAATGATCCAGATGATATGGTTTACAAAGTGATTGAACATGTAAAGCGGAAAGGCTTTCATGTGGTTTCTGAAGATCCCGGTCAGGACACACGAATGAAATACGCTGACATAGCAAAGATCGTTAAGCGGGGTGGTTACCCCGCGTCTCGTACATCCATGGATCTGGAAATCTCGCGACTCACCATTGAGGCTCTTTCAGATTACCACGATAAACCGGTGGTGCTTATCCCCACAAGCGGTGGTTCCGTCCCCCTCTATATCTTCACTCAAATGCTGGATGTCCCCACTATCAGCGTCCCCATCGTCAATCACGACAACAACCAGCATCAGCCCAATGAGAACATTCGCATGGGCCACTACTGGCAAGGAATTGAAACTCTGGCTGCACTGCTGGTTTATGTGAAATGA
- a CDS encoding amidohydrolase, translated as MKNYTIISLVALSLLTAQTTTVERQAASDIIKKIDQLQSKIQPTQTAKEMAAKKDRNRDKLLKRVETLWDSQFRDLSDHIGQNPEIGFQEYESVDTLTKVLQNFGFSVTTGQAGLETAFVSEWKSPAKGKGPTVGLFAEYDALRGTKEPFHGCQHNGQSPAAFASAVALAEFMEKQKLPGTIKIFGTPAEEMGPPAKVTMFEAGVFDGTDLIVRSHGTSETTRNKPGFGVCCLNINQVKYIFEGRPAHQRSSWNGRNALTAAVQFYTTVDHLRPTFRPEAVIQGVIPEGGVAPNVVPDRAVVDYYIRYPDEIYLAHIDAMIANAARAAALATGTKVTIDRYGEYRDGITVGSLEELAFAYAEKLNAPEINPEPQRPAGYEETGFVTRKIPGVSVSVYSSSAPGHSYERWLDSMKEVGHTGFLLDAKVMAAILYHYLTDDGFKKSVHMEHETMAGLFNDYLDALKEAYKDELGDTSK; from the coding sequence ATGAAGAACTATACAATTATTTCATTGGTGGCATTATCGCTTCTCACTGCACAGACAACAACGGTTGAACGCCAGGCCGCCAGTGATATTATCAAAAAAATCGACCAATTGCAGTCAAAGATTCAGCCTACACAAACGGCAAAAGAGATGGCGGCAAAAAAAGATCGAAATAGAGACAAACTTCTGAAAAGAGTAGAAACACTTTGGGACAGTCAGTTCCGTGATCTGTCTGACCATATAGGGCAGAACCCTGAAATCGGTTTCCAGGAATATGAGTCCGTAGACACTCTGACCAAAGTTCTTCAAAACTTCGGTTTTTCAGTAACAACAGGCCAGGCAGGTTTGGAAACAGCATTTGTTAGTGAGTGGAAATCTCCGGCTAAGGGAAAGGGGCCTACCGTTGGCCTTTTCGCCGAGTATGACGCCCTCCGCGGTACTAAAGAACCGTTTCACGGTTGTCAGCACAACGGTCAGAGTCCGGCAGCTTTTGCCAGCGCCGTAGCCCTCGCCGAGTTCATGGAAAAACAAAAGCTCCCCGGAACAATAAAGATTTTCGGAACACCCGCTGAAGAAATGGGACCACCGGCCAAAGTGACAATGTTTGAGGCAGGTGTTTTTGACGGTACTGATCTCATCGTTCGCAGTCACGGTACGAGTGAGACTACACGGAATAAACCGGGCTTTGGCGTTTGTTGTCTTAACATCAATCAAGTAAAATATATTTTTGAAGGACGCCCGGCCCATCAGCGCAGTTCCTGGAACGGTCGTAATGCCCTTACAGCTGCTGTACAGTTTTACACCACTGTGGATCATCTGCGTCCCACATTCCGGCCAGAGGCGGTCATCCAAGGGGTTATCCCCGAAGGCGGCGTGGCACCTAATGTTGTCCCCGACCGAGCTGTCGTGGATTACTACATTCGCTACCCCGATGAAATTTACCTCGCTCATATAGATGCCATGATTGCCAATGCCGCCCGTGCCGCCGCTCTGGCTACAGGCACAAAAGTGACTATCGACCGATATGGTGAATACAGAGACGGAATTACGGTTGGTTCTCTGGAAGAGCTGGCTTTTGCCTATGCAGAAAAACTTAATGCTCCTGAGATTAATCCCGAACCACAGCGGCCAGCCGGTTACGAAGAGACCGGTTTCGTCACAAGAAAAATCCCCGGCGTTAGCGTCAGTGTTTACAGTTCGTCAGCGCCAGGGCACTCCTATGAGCGTTGGCTCGATTCCATGAAAGAGGTGGGTCACACTGGTTTCCTGCTGGACGCAAAAGTAATGGCGGCTATCCTTTATCACTATTTGACGGATGATGGATTCAAAAAATCCGTTCACATGGAGCACGAAACCATGGCCGGGCTGTTCAACGACTATCTTGATGCACTGAAAGAAGCATACAAAGATGAATTGGGAGATACGTCGAAGTAG
- a CDS encoding class C beta-lactamase-related serine hydrolase: protein MWAIGGVWGQTYFPPYGQWERQQPKDVGVNSRLLERAVKFAIEHENQAPRKLEDFIKSTLTQEPHGDIIGPTKERGDMTGLIVKDGYIITEWGDIDRVDMTFSVTKTYLSTTVGLAYDRGMIRDVKDRAQEYLPTNHFTGEHNSKITWDHLLRQTSDWRGTLWDKPDWADRPPWDASWDEMQNQPLNEPGSHYKYNDVRVNLLALAALHVWRRPLPQILREYVMDPIGASNTWRWHGYENSWVLMDGQMMQSVSGGGHWGGGMWINALDHARFGYLFLREGEWNGRRIISDKWVKMARTPGPANPRYGYMNWFLNTPVERDGKTTLAIPAAPKSTVTFRGAGSNIIYIDWDNDLLVVVRWIDRRHFNEFIEKVLASIKD, encoded by the coding sequence ATTTGGGCAATTGGTGGCGTGTGGGGACAGACCTATTTCCCACCCTACGGCCAATGGGAAAGACAACAGCCAAAGGACGTGGGAGTGAATTCCCGGCTTCTGGAGCGTGCTGTGAAGTTTGCCATTGAACATGAAAACCAAGCGCCAAGAAAACTGGAAGATTTTATTAAGTCCACACTCACTCAGGAACCTCACGGTGATATCATCGGCCCCACAAAAGAGCGGGGAGATATGACAGGACTTATTGTCAAGGATGGCTATATCATCACCGAATGGGGAGATATTGATCGTGTCGATATGACATTTAGTGTCACCAAAACATATTTATCCACTACTGTGGGACTTGCCTATGACCGGGGGATGATACGGGATGTTAAAGATCGTGCTCAAGAATATTTACCTACTAATCATTTCACTGGGGAACACAATAGTAAGATCACCTGGGATCACCTGCTCCGGCAAACAAGTGACTGGCGCGGAACCCTATGGGACAAGCCGGACTGGGCCGACAGACCTCCATGGGACGCTTCATGGGATGAGATGCAAAATCAGCCTCTTAACGAACCGGGTAGCCATTATAAGTACAATGATGTCCGGGTTAATCTCTTGGCTCTGGCTGCATTGCATGTTTGGCGGAGGCCCCTTCCGCAGATACTCCGAGAATATGTGATGGATCCCATTGGCGCCTCCAACACGTGGCGGTGGCACGGATATGAGAATTCCTGGGTGCTCATGGATGGCCAGATGATGCAATCTGTCAGCGGCGGTGGTCACTGGGGAGGTGGCATGTGGATCAATGCTCTGGATCATGCCCGCTTTGGATATCTTTTCTTACGGGAAGGAGAATGGAATGGCCGGCGTATTATATCAGACAAATGGGTGAAGATGGCAAGAACACCCGGGCCCGCTAATCCTCGCTATGGTTATATGAACTGGTTTTTAAATACCCCGGTTGAAAGGGATGGCAAAACCACCTTGGCTATCCCAGCAGCACCGAAATCAACTGTCACTTTTCGAGGAGCGGGATCCAACATAATTTATATAGATTGGGACAATGATCTTTTGGTGGTTGTACGGTGGATCGATCGCAGACACTTCAATGAGTTCATTGAAAAAGTACTCGCATCCATCAAAGATTAA